The sequence below is a genomic window from Lytechinus variegatus isolate NC3 chromosome 3, Lvar_3.0, whole genome shotgun sequence.
TTTGTGCAGATTTTTCCTGTTATCGTCATGTTTTATCAGTTGTgtattgatattaattaatGACTAagcacaaaacttagcaatgatcatagggcgtttttctacaattgattgcatttactATAATGTgcaatcaattgtgaaaatcaagtgtacgattaatcactaacctttgtgttatggagcccaggtcagtttttattttttttcagtcaattatgtattaatttgatgttactttttatttatgatGTATCAATCCCAATCATTAACTCACCATTTACATGTAACTTGTATCATAAATCTcctaaattgtatttttatgatttacagGTCCACAAGGTATTTTAACTAAAAATGAAGCTATTGATCATTACATATACATGTGATTGGACAATTGAGAATACATGATCATTATTAATTCACTCTAATATTCTTACACTTCTATGACACTAGCACAAGTTTTTGTTTCTCATTTGCACAATCCAATCATCCCAATTTGTGACAATATAGGCCACGAAGCGTGTCCATGGTTTGTGCCATAATATAGATATATGGACTGCTCTGAGAGGCATGGTTGATTGTAGAGACTCAAGGGGACCACAACGCTACTATGCCCAAAAGCATGGTCTGGCTGGTGCAGTACATGGAGCCGAAAGAAACGACCATGTCTCGATTATCAAAGCAGTCAATGTATATTTTATGAACCAAATTAATAATAAGCCTATCTAGACCCTGATCTAGGGCCAGGCCTACGTGAGAATCTCAACGTTAAGATAAGTTTAGGCGTAACGTTTGTTAGGCTAAACACTACTCATTAAACAAAGTCTTACTCATTAGATCTCGAGTCGAATTAAGCAGTCGATGAGTCTACCTTTTCCAAACTACATCAGGTCTTTAGAAACAGCTAACATTAGATCTAAACAAGTTAGGCCTGAGTTAATTGTCCCCTATATGTTGATTCGACTGTGGCCCTAGTCCTATATTAGTCTAAATTTTTAACGACAACAGTTAACGTTAGTCAAACTCACCTTGAGTAGGCCTACAGTATTAACTTTAACAAATCAAGGCTTGAATTGATCCATCCGTCAAACAGTACGTGATAAGTTCCCTTTAGATTCTTTCCAATGTCTTTATTCTTGAAacatattcaataaaatattggAGAACAAGCTGGAGTCACAAATCACTATCGTTCCATCGATATGTCATATCCGTTGCGCACACTTGCGCAATAAGCATGTAAATGCACGAGTTGTctaaaattttcaattaaatcaTGTGGACCTTACTGTAGCTGCAATCACCGCAAAGAGCAGCATTTTGCATGCAATCAAATGGGATCTCAGCCAAATTTAACTCTGCCCATCTTTAAGGTGCAGATCAGGGGGCAACGGGCAGAAATCTTGTTAACTATGCCCATTGCCCTTGGTTACCACCTTAGTTGttgaaatttagaaaaaaatcattttcttacaAACTTTTTCACAAATTCACCAAAATTGTGCTAATTATCCTTCAATTTTACTCTAAAAAATGCGAAAGCTCCTCAGTGACAAGCTCAGTTGATTCTCTCCCTCActtttgattttctttgaaaatttgtttgtttcttgTCCCCAAGAACAAATTTCTGCGTAGAGCCATGTTCATGCAGTATTTGTGGATACTTCACCATTCGTCATCTCTAATTAGGGGCACAAAAGTTGACTCCATGACTTGTGAATTGCCATGCGTTAAAGCCAAAAGGAGCATGTATTAGCTTCATAGCATTCCTTCTCTATTTTTCATCAGATAGCACTGATCTGATAGAATTCCTTGTTCTGTTTCCTTCATCAGATAGTACTGATCTGATAGCATTCCTTGTTCTCTTTCCTTCATCAGATAGTACTGATCTGGTAACATTCCTTGTTCTCTTTCCTTCATCAGATAGTACTGATCTGATAGCATTCCTTATTCTATTTCCTTCATCAGATAGTACTGATTTGATAGCATTCCTTGTTCTATTTCCTTCATCAGATAGTACTGATCTCATAGCATTCCTTGTTCTATTTCCTTCATCAGATAGTACTGATTTGATAGCATTCCTTGTTCTCTTTCCTTCATCAGATAGTACTGATCTGATAGCATTCCTTATTCTATTTCCTTCATCAGATAGTACTGATTTGATAGCATTCCTTGTTCTATTTCCTTCATCAGATAGTACTGATCTGATAGCATTCCCTGTTCTATTTCCTTCATCAGATAGCGCGGATCTGATAGCATTCCTTGATGGGGTTCCTCCTCGGGATGTGATCATGGCTGTTGTATTTGATGATGCTACCAACCGGTTAGCACCAGAAGCAGTCAGGATGTTTGAGGACCATTTTGGGAGTCGACAGGCCCATGTGCTTGGTTATCGGTCAATGTGGGCTTTCATAGGACAGAAGTACGTCCAGCATGATGGGGAACATGAAAAGGTTTGTACAGGGGGCCAATGTGCTCTAAGCCTATCAGTTGCAACAATTGCAGTAGCTTCTAACAGCTGTCAGTAGGTGttttcgtaaagctgttcgtaagttatgaatgactttacGTTAACTAAAACATGTTCCAGTAATATTTATGAAACAACCACTggatatatctttttaaaaaattgtgaattttacAACCCttactttactactactactactactactactactactactactactactactactactactactactactactactgcttctactactaatactactactactatttctactattactatttctactactattactactactactaatactacttctgctattgctactgctactgctactgctgctgctgttactactgttactactactgctactactactactactactactactactactactactactactactaccaccactactactactaccaccaccaccaccactacaacttattattacttctactactactgctgctttTAGTTTGAGTTTGATAGGACTAACCTTTGCTAACTCCTGAGTCATGAACAAAATGTCTCCAAGCAGTCCTATTTTGGCTTGAATTTTATCTTctaattgatttgttttacatttattattaattatgGCAAAAACACAACTTCCTTTGAAATGATACACCATTTTGAATGACTTCATAATCATGTAATGTACACCTTAATATGAGGTCAAGTCAGTTCACAGGGTTGCATATTGTATCCTTATTTCTTACAAAGAATCATTTTTTTACTGATAGTAAgtcatattttcagatttgacCTGACACCGTATTtaagtgcattttttttaacactttgcatctgatttattttgtcatattcTGTATTAATATCACAGTATACAATGAAGAAACCAAATGAGGAATGGGGAGCGCAAACAAATGTCCAGGGATGTTTCTCAATACCATGTaagtattatgttttatttattttgtcttgcctgcatatgAGTAGCACTGCTACTACATTAATCATGTATTgtaggtgagactgccagaggtgttccacttatttgttcattcattatTCCATCCATTAGTTCATCCAGCCTTCCATCCATCTACATTTGTATCAATCCATTCATCCTTACACCCAATCATCCACCTATCCATCCTGCTGAGTGACTTGTTGAGAATTTCATATCCTTGCTTTTTTAGGAAAGGAGAAATGGAAGTGTAATTGGGATATTGATTAAGGGATATTTTGTAAATGCCTTAGATTGGTGCATCTGTATACTTGTGAAATGTTTAGGTGAACATGTTAAAGTGTTTTTTATGTAGTGTTTTCAGATTCCATACATAGATAGTAATCATGCTATAGATAAAAGTGTTTGGGGTTGATCCATAAAGGATTGCAAAAAAGACAATGATTGGTGATTATGATTTTAAATCCTTGGCAAAGCTACTCAAGTTAAGGCtgtcatcattttcaagcttaatcGCTCACAATGGTGGTCTCCTGCATTCTTTTAAActatgatattttctttcaattgaaTAATGCATCTtgttaatataatttttcattgcttaTATTATGgctattgtattatttttttaaagttgtatcacctttgtatgtatgttgtatatttatcttgaatgcagaaataaaatgaaattaaaggggaatgaaacctttggaacaaataggcttgtgtagaaacagaaaaatcaaagaataagaataaagaaagtttgggaaaaatcggacaaataatgagaaagttatgagcatttgaatatcgcaatctctaatgctatggagatcatcccattggcaacgcgacaaggatgtgtgatgtcactgatgaacaactttccctttggtggactataataTACcctaaaaatgtctcttttgccttttcttatgatgatacaaactctttatccatgatgtattcttaaaaaatatgaattacatgccctcatgtagaaagaacacatgatctatggatagatgtgataaaagaggcaattcaagtgaaatatatactaaagtaatggggagagttgttcacaggtgacatcacacatctttgtcgcattgccaatttgctatctccatagcattagtgattgcaatattcagatgctcataactttctcattatttgtccgatttttctcaaactttcgttgatctgtttctttgatttttttgttttcacacaagctatcttgttccaatggtttcattctcctttaagtgaaatcaaatcaaagcctgccttatttatttcttttgatagTGACTCCAAAGAAAGAGTCAAGCAAGAATGAAGGTATGCCATACCAGAACCTTTGTATGGTGCCACGAGTCTGTGAGAGTAATGAGGTCGCTGTTCATGTTGAGTCGGGTCACCTGTCAAAGAAGGCTAAGATATACCCCAAGGTCTGCGTCGATGGCAAGACGTAAGTACATATCTTACACTATTGCTTCTTCCCCCCCTCATCCTTTTGTTTcatttagttcaaatttaagatctcaattctttttttaattttgtaatcaTTTGATCAAACCACATAATCTtgtaccttttttattttcattataaataatgCAATTTCTATCATTTCCATTATTATTTGTAATGTATTAATGTATGGTGATGACCCCTTTTATAAGCATTGCTTCTCTATTTGTTTCGTTTTCCTGTTACTTTGTTAATATTTTATCTTGTTCTGtttatactttaaaaattaattaatttaacCAATTTTAAATTGGATGTTCCACTTTTCCTAAACCAGGTTCATGGATCATACGATCCTTGTCAGTGGGTTAAAGGATgttatatttttcaatgttgataataatattaagcaTTTATGTATCACttgtttctaagcactgcatacCATATTCCCGGGCTACCTAGAACAGGTGCTCGagcattcaatgaatttcttCCTACGGGGATCTTTTAACTCTAcctggcaaatgtagataaccATGTGACCtaaagcatatatatatatttttttttttaggttagACCACACACTGGCATTTAAGGCATGTCTCGCTTAAATTTTTGTAAAAGTccaaaagtattaaaaaaacccaaaaatGTTGTAGTTAGCGGTATGTggagttttattatttttagcgTTTTGGTCTGATGATTTTGACTCTCGCCTCTGAAACCAGAgagtcgtgggtttgaatcccatcCATGGCATAATTCCCTTTAACAAGAAATGGATtcacattttgctgcactcaatccaggaAGGTGAAtggagctacagccagggtgatatatacagtgcatatcaaaaaaaagtttacactttgaaaaagccctgggaattaaaaaatatacaacatgtgggtaattttttcacatgtaaTCTTGGGTCTGGGTCTTATCTATCTactgaaagtaaaagttttgacagaatgttacacttgagtgagcactgtccatttttgtaaagctcgcagaaatctgtttgcgcagaaatgctcgttatcacgctgtgtcaaggggaaagggcgaaatcaaacttaccctgcgaaacatttctcatacatttcccttgcacttttagtcgattgaaataaaacggatacattccagcattttgtaacaattttgccacccaaattgaaatttcagcacttaataataagcacaacctttacccttttgtgtgccagctggatctgtggacataactgaatctgaacaaaagtttatatcagacatctccagcatttttcattaagtttgtgtcattaaagtgggtttacatttcatttttactttgatacttgtttcctccacacttttcccaagcttgacaatgattaataaaatgaaaatgaagcattaggcatttcatgtaaatcacagctcagagtaaagcaaatatcgtcaagatggcctcggtgtgtgggggagtggggtagggcgcaatgcactcttcgaagtgatttgggcaaggaaacaagttaaaaaaggtaaaagatatcatcaaatcaatttactagctaaattccacgtgttcttcatgattaaggtctacttttattcgcatagctatttccaagttctgcgcaaatcatttttcactaacttttcaaaagtaagtggtgctcactcaagcggaaatatttttcgacagttatatcgtcatttgcttaaatggatctttaccaatgttaaaatgtggaaatatctttaggatatttcaaatatataattttacaggattttttctaagtgtaaacttttttttgatacgcactgtatagtgtgTCATTGAAAAGGCAACAGGATAATTGGCGCCACATAAATGCtgtgttattatcatcattatcaccattattgttatataatattaatgataatactaataacatcaatatcaataatgatagtaataatattaattattattattgttgatattgttattattagtattgttatcgttattttttaaatgaaatttcatcaatatatcctttgtcatattattttcttttttttccatccaAGGATTCTGAGTGACCATAAAATTGAGAAGGTAAACCCAGCAAAGAGAGGGTTGAATTTCCTTGTAGTAGACCCAGAGACTGCACAGGTTGTAAGCTCTGGTAGCTTTGATACATACGATTCAGGTAAGTCTATTTCTATCAATCTTAAGCCCGGTGCACACTCCACAATCTGATACAACACAAGTTTTAACAAATCGCATGTTGCcttaaatatgaaatttataagAAGTAAACATACTTTATTAGAAGTATGGCCTTCTGCATGGAATACTTAACTCAGAATTCTGCCTCGCTGTGAGACTTGTGGTCAGAGTAAATTCGAAATCAGCTTCATcggatgatgatgtcattttgattttgaatataatttgcttttattcccaCCGAGAGGCTCTAAATTTCCTTTGGAATCTCAGTTTTCAGTATTCACAACTCTTTTTGGATCGTTGATTGTAAAGACTTTATGGTTTGATTGTTCATATCAAATGCTATTACCAATCGGATTGGAAACGGATCATGTAGTGTTCACCGGGCTGTAGGTTAACCAGTGTCAGCTTTATGCCTGCATACCTACAGTATCTCATTGGGAGGGTTCCATGAAGATCTTTGCCTGTGATTTTAAATGACAGATATTATAAGCTACTGCATCTAATCCTTGCATCTAATAAGCTGGGATCAAATTAGTTGGTGAGAATCATTGACAAAACTCTTCATGTAAAATGCTccctgatatttttcatttttctaccTCTGTTAAATCTATGATCAGTCAGTGCTCAGATTATAGCCTAATTTTGTTGTTTGTATCAATTCAGGATATCTTGAAGGAGAGCGAactgtgtggtctctcattgacaaTGATAAATTGCTAGTCTTGAAAATACAGAGAACAAATTAGGCTATGATTTTGTATGATTAATTTGTATAGATAATCTAAAGTGTTTTGAGAAGAAAAGAACTTGATATAgcagcacctaacaaggtggatatgtgcaatatatacaAATACCTAATAGAATTTCATACCCAAAGCTCCATCTCTCCACCTACCAGTCTCACCCTTTTAAATGGTGACTGTGTTGTTTTCTTTCAGCTCTCCATGACACAAAGTGTGCTGACTTTCTACGATCGGTTGGTCCTGGTATGATGGTGATAGGAACAACGTTTGATGAGGCATCCAGACAGTGAGTGGTCCTTTATATAACCCAGTATTCTCCTTTATATAACCCAGTAACCtccatttgatttatttgaatttcagtCCTTTCATATTTACGATggtaaaacaattttcatattCACAACATATAACATATATGGTAAATTGTaaatggtgatgatttttttttatacctgaTTGCTGAGAAAGCATGAATGTTTGCttgcaagcaaccagaggaccaacagctgaaggtcctctccgagggacctggtaatgatgATCAATGCCTTACCAAAGTGCACGAAGTGGGCAACGATCCCATATTAAAGGAATGCGAAACCCTCGCTCACCGTCTGAGCTATCGCAGCTATAGATTAATGTGTACAATACAATAAAAGCATGAAATTTATAGGGTAGTTTGCTGACTACAAAGCACAGCTAACAGGGTGAAGGCCCTTTTTATAAGTACACATTAAAGATAACAAGTAgctaataatagaaataatagatTCAGTatatatcataatcattttcaatgcaaaattacaaaaaaatatatgtacaaagagaaaataataagtGCTTTCTAATATATTACGCTATGAATACATTGCATTGGGAAGTGGAATAATGTAGTATgtaatttaaagagaaatgccagtagttgcagtaaacactgatttcatgagaaagtctgtaaaaccaggcttaattgtcagtatatcatcaaggatctagatctggtactgtcacataaactgaactttgtgaaatcttgaaatctacgctgaaaaatattcacactgaagatcaccaacacagataagcgcacgtgggacagtgtattattattgctttgaatgtcgtgcccgatgcttgacccgaatcctgtgctcatttgcttatttctcagcaattacacaatttcttccagaatcccttggcacatattctttatttttacaaacagacactttggtggtcatttcattggattctgtacgaactcattttgatattgttaccaaaactggcatttacctttaaaagaATGGTTTGACCCTAAGGTAAGTATAGTGAACACGTTATATAAGagtcaaaatattgatttttttttgccttggaagatatttcatttttatcggGTACCtgatcaaaatgaattttggtGTGAAATTGCTAACTTTTTTCAAACATATATATCCATATTTTATATACTTCATGTTAAAATTGTTTTAGGGCATTTACATCAAAGTAGTCTTATAATAAATCAGACTAGtgacatgcacttgcacttTGGGGGGAGTTTCCTGAACTAAAGCTTTAATGCCCCTTGTCTTTCTGTGAATACAGACTTGGTTATGACACCAAGCGTGAGCTGCAGAGGTTAGGTGCTATTAAGATCCAGGACCTTGGCTATAGGGAGATGTGGGCGTTCGTTGGTCAGAAGGGTATCAAAGGACTTACACCCTATGAGAAGGTCAGTGAAGATTTCATCGACGGATGGGGCGTCAAGGCGGAAATCTGGCAGTGCATCCCAAAATTCAGTAAGTTAAAGGGGCACTTTTCATGATGACTTACAATTAACTTAAGGGTAACATTGCCATCATCGCAAATgtcatggtaacagggctcagcagccaattaaaatcaaggtttccatggtagctCAATAATGGAAAATGTTACCATAGATTATTAGTGCCTGTACACACAACCTAGCATAAGTTTGAAACTATTAGAACTATAAAATGAACTTTAAGATATTTCACTTGGCACTAATGAACATGATACCACTGTAAACTGGAAAAATGAACATTATTTCAAAATGGTTAatataagtacatgtattttatgtatAGGTTGTTGTAATGAGGCATTAAAAATCTGTGCTTTGGTCTGCAACatctttttttaacaagttGACCATCCCATCTTCCCTTCTATAGTGATTTGTGTGAAACAATCTCCCTTggttaatttgcattttaaatcttgttattttattttgttttatttatttttatttatcttcattatcaGTATTGATTGAATTAAACTGATTTATATACGACCCTTTGTATTgaagttttcaattttttctgtcttttctttcaaattgttTGTCATAATGGTGTTTTGACTTTCATTTTTGCTGCTGTTCATCTCTCTTAATATCTTGTACATTCTTAATtctataattttcttttcttagcCCGTTGAAACTTATGTATAAAGagcttaataaataataataataatgattattattattatcattattactagtATTATTGATAGTATTaaattgataattattattattgtgcaACATAGAGCACAGAAATACTGCATGACGTTATAAAAAGCTACATGTGAGTTGCAATTCTATGATCAAACTGATCTTATGAAGTGAGGCCGTATGTGATAAGTGAAAACAATTGCTCaatcacctttttttttggggggggggcagatagatcaaaataattatattagatGGCTTTGTTTCATGGAGTAAACGTATTTCTGTCATGCCAATGGAATGTtcttcattgtttatttttcatagtCAATGGGACATCCATGACCGATACCAAGATGGGTCTCAAGAAAAAGACCGAGTTCTGTCAGAAATACCATCCAAACTTCCGTGAGATGTGTTCACCGGTCAACATCCACCGTCCTGTCGTACCCCTTCAGCTTGATGATGAGAGCTTGGCTTCAAATCCAGCTTACTCTACACCCATCATTGTGGTACCAGGTAACACAAGACATTGCAATTGATGTTAGGACCTGTTGTAGTGATttattgcattgattattatgtatagtcaattgtaaaaatcaattGGATGATTAATAACCCGGCCTGTTACAGGGTCCTGGCATCATGGATTTTCAGGGCATTGTTATTGTTTGATAAAAACTGAtaataactttaataatcatgAATCTATATAGcagaaatacaaatatttatataattatgtagctGCACTTAGgcaaagttttattttaattagtaaaaaaatgacTTGCAACTTGggttcaaatttttttattcaatttttgtttatattgtattttatgtGTGATACAATGTAGTAccagtagtggtagtagtggtggtgtaAGTTGTAATTCTCTTGGCCACCCGAATGCATTATTCAGGTACcatgtaatataatttttttataattcagtttttattgataaaataattatacaacaacaataaaaaacaattacatgaaatacatgtaccaccTCTACCATTACGATTCCCTCTAGTAGTACCATCACTACTACCCCTACTGATACTACCACGACTACCATTACAGCTTCTATCACCACCAGCATGTGCTTGATGAAATATCACTTTTAATCATGTGTTCCCCTTTGTAAAGATTTGCTTTTTATTTGTGCTGTATGCAGTCTAAAAGATCAGTTCTTGGCctaacctttgacctttcctAATCAATAGAGGGTCTGACCTGGAAGCTCTGTAGTTGACCCTTGAGTCTCTGAGGGCATAACGCAGGCTTCAGAATCCTATTGTTGTTTATATGAGTAGCATTCGATTTGAGCAGATAGATTCTTGACCCAAAGTTTGTGACCTAATCTTTAACCTTATCTTACTGATTCAGGATCTGACCTTGAAGCACTTCAGTTGACCCTAGAGTCTCTGGTGGTACCCGGTCTTCAGAATCATCCTCTTGTTGTCCATATGAGTAGCATTCGATTTGAGCAGATAGATTCTTGACCCAAAGTTTGTGACCTAACCTTTAACCTTATCTTACTGATTCAGGATCTGACCTTGAAGCACTTCAGTTGACCCTAGAGTCTCTGGTGGTACCCGGTCTTCAGAATCATCCTCTTGTTGTCCATACAAGTAGCATTTGATTTGAGCAGACCAAATCTTGACCTAAAGTTTGTGACTGAACCTTTAACCTTATCTTACTGATTCAGGATCTGACCTGGAAGCACTTCAGTTGACCCTTGAGTCTCTGATAGCAGTGCCTGGCCTTCAGAATCACCTTGTGGTAGTCGTCTTGGAAGGAAACTTTGCTCAACCTAATGAGTTAGTTGGAGTTTATGGCTTCAGAGTTCACTATATCAAGGCCAAATCTCAGTACATATGTAAGTaatgtattcattattattataaatgaaTTATATGATAATTAGAAAAGGCATTCATACTTGGCCGTCTTACGGGATACAATCTATTCTGAGGCATACAGTTGTCATTACCTTACATcagcaaatttattttgtgtgttttattttctttttttttcacagacaCCCTCCTTTCAGGCATGGAGGAAGCAATGGGCCTCTTTCCAAAGAATGAATACTTTATCATCATAGAGGAATATGTAGAGGTTGCTCCTGACTTCCTGCGGTACTTCTCGCAAACCATGCATCTTTTAGAAGATGAGACGATACTCTCTATATCAGCATGGAATGAACATGGTAGGTCACACTTAACTTAGTCTGATTGCAAGTAGCGAGtgatttattatcattgatgatgatgatggtggtggtggtggtggtgatggtggtggtggtgatgatgaagatgatggtgatgatgattatgatgatgatgatgatggagatggcgGCAATGattggtggtggttgtgattagtgctgcagccgaaccgccgaaccgaacggaagttcaccgaacttggcacttccgaaccgaacCGAACGCAAAGGTctggttcggaagttcggtaaaaaaaaaaaaaaagtatgttaaTATGCAATGCGTAAGtgcgatgactacatagatttaagtatataaaaaaaaatat
It includes:
- the LOC121411623 gene encoding protein O-linked-mannose beta-1,2-N-acetylglucosaminyltransferase 1-like isoform X2; this encodes MRLLRRFRRSSLSCQLAVIGVLAVVIVVLKSHLQADTIDEKILLHNLRKELHRMEGHDVGKENSRTEIPLSTKSMCGNIEPCPVGQFAYKIQTGFQNKHRPEMCLDDDYGVFPQIEMGRGLNILHIDEHTKKVKRKRSFDTYLHDSADLIAFLDGVPPRDVIMAVVFDDATNRLAPEAVRMFEDHFGSRQAHVLGYRSMWAFIGQKYVQHDGEHEKYTMKKPNEEWGAQTNVQGCFSIPLTPKKESSKNEGMPYQNLCMVPRVCESNEVAVHVESGHLSKKAKIYPKVCVDGKTILSDHKIEKVNPAKRGLNFLVVDPETAQVVSSGSFDTYDSALHDTKCADFLRSVGPGMMVIGTTFDEASRQLGYDTKRELQRLGAIKIQDLGYREMWAFVGQKGIKGLTPYEKVSEDFIDGWGVKAEIWQCIPKFINGTSMTDTKMGLKKKTEFCQKYHPNFREMCSPVNIHRPVVPLQLDDESLASNPAYSTPIIVVPGSDLEALQLTLESLIAVPGLQNHLVVVVLEGNFAQPNELVGVYGFRVHYIKAKSQYIYTLLSGMEEAMGLFPKNEYFIIIEEYVEVAPDFLRYFSQTMHLLEDETILSISAWNEHGFKHTSGDTGLLYRTDVFPGYGWLLRRTVWKNEIKKNEMTCCVDQTWRGWLRDDSRKKRESIVPDVSRVKRSIKPGIYEDRPFLEEYLSNRTMTSDPSTEPSRAFYLKQAEYENYIKQLIKEGIPLDRNLLIGCETVGKTSLNLSEFSRGAYTLFYRQDSATDYRVLVKLSKCLGIYIYNDDTVRGLHNGVLRLVYQGQQLLLIGTKSPYYQYKPINAVPY
- the LOC121411623 gene encoding protein O-linked-mannose beta-1,2-N-acetylglucosaminyltransferase 1-like isoform X1 — protein: MRLLRRFRRSSLSCQLAVIGVLAVVIVVLKSHLQADTIDEKILLHNLRKELHRMEGHDVGKENSRTEIPLSTKSMCGNIEPCPVGQFAYKIQTGFQNKHRPEMCLDDDYGVFPQIEMGRGLNILHIDEHTKKVKRKRSFDTYLHGNQKVSEQVRNSADLIAFLDGVPPRDVIMAVVFDDATNRLAPEAVRMFEDHFGSRQAHVLGYRSMWAFIGQKYVQHDGEHEKYTMKKPNEEWGAQTNVQGCFSIPLTPKKESSKNEGMPYQNLCMVPRVCESNEVAVHVESGHLSKKAKIYPKVCVDGKTILSDHKIEKVNPAKRGLNFLVVDPETAQVVSSGSFDTYDSALHDTKCADFLRSVGPGMMVIGTTFDEASRQLGYDTKRELQRLGAIKIQDLGYREMWAFVGQKGIKGLTPYEKVSEDFIDGWGVKAEIWQCIPKFINGTSMTDTKMGLKKKTEFCQKYHPNFREMCSPVNIHRPVVPLQLDDESLASNPAYSTPIIVVPGSDLEALQLTLESLIAVPGLQNHLVVVVLEGNFAQPNELVGVYGFRVHYIKAKSQYIYTLLSGMEEAMGLFPKNEYFIIIEEYVEVAPDFLRYFSQTMHLLEDETILSISAWNEHGFKHTSGDTGLLYRTDVFPGYGWLLRRTVWKNEIKKNEMTCCVDQTWRGWLRDDSRKKRESIVPDVSRVKRSIKPGIYEDRPFLEEYLSNRTMTSDPSTEPSRAFYLKQAEYENYIKQLIKEGIPLDRNLLIGCETVGKTSLNLSEFSRGAYTLFYRQDSATDYRVLVKLSKCLGIYIYNDDTVRGLHNGVLRLVYQGQQLLLIGTKSPYYQYKPINAVPY